One window of the Bubalus bubalis isolate 160015118507 breed Murrah chromosome 8, NDDB_SH_1, whole genome shotgun sequence genome contains the following:
- the HYAL4 gene encoding hyaluronidase-4 translates to MKPLSEGQLRFYVVQAIHLISWLFILFILKSISSLKPARLPVYQRKPFIAAWNAPTDQCLIKYNIRLNLKMFQVIGSPLARARGQNVTIFYVNRLGYYPWYTPQGVPINGGLPQNISLQVHLEKADQDIRYYIPSEDFSGLAVIDWEYWRPQWARNWNTKDIYRQKSRKLISEMQENASAADIEYLAKATFEESAKAFMKETIELGIKSRPKGLWGYYLYPDCHNYNVYGPNYTGSCPEEEVLRNNELSWLWNSSAALYPSIGVRRSLGDSKNVLRFSQFRVHESMRISIMTSRDHALPVFVYTRLGYRDQPLLFLSKQDLISTIGESAALGAAGIVIWGDMNLTSSKGNCTKVKQFVSSDLGSYIVNVTRAAEVCSLHVCRNNGRCIRKVWKMPDYLHLNPASYHIEASEDGEFTVKGRASDTDLAVLAERFSCHCYQGYQGADCREMKTADGCSGPSSFSGSLLTLCLLVSTGYQSRQW, encoded by the exons ATGAAACCATTATCTGAAGGACAGCTGAGGTTTTATGTTGTTCAAGCAATACATCTCATATCATGGCTATTCATACTTTTCATTCTGAAGTCTATCTCTTCCCTGAAACCTGCCCGACTTCCAGTTTATCAAAGAAAGCCCTTTATAGCTGCCTGGAATGCTCCAACAGATCAGTGtttgataaaatataatataaggCTGAATTTGAAAATGTTTCAGGTGATTGGAAGTCCACTGGCCAGGGCCAGGGGGCAAAACGTTACTATATTTTATGTCAACAGGTTGGGATACTATCCATGGTATACACCCCAGGGAGTTCCCATTAACGGAGGTCTCCCCCAGAACATAAGTTTGCAGGTACATCTGGAAAAAGCCGACCAGGATATCAGGTATTACATCCCTTCTGAAGATTTCAGTGGACTGGCTGTTATAGACTGGGAATACTGGCGACCCCAGTGGGCCAGGAACTGGAACACAAAAGACATCTACAGACAGAAGTCAAGAAAGCTTATTTCTGAGATGCAAGAGAATGCATCAGCTGCTGATATTGAATATTTAGCCAAAGCAACCTTTGAAGAAAGTGCAAAAGCTTTCATGAAGGAAACCATTGAACTGGGGATTAAGAGCAGACCCAAAGGCCTTTGGGGGTACTATTTATATCCCGATTGTCACAATTATAATGTTTATGGCCCAAACTATACTGGGTCCTGCCCGGAAGAAGAAGTTTTGAGGAACAATGAGCTCTCTTGGCTCTGGAACAGCAGTGCTGCTTTATATCCTTCTATTGGTGTCAGGAGATCTCTCGGAGACAGCAAAAACGTCCTGCGTTTCTCGCAATTTCGGGTGCATGAATCTATGAGGATCTCTATCATGACATCCCGTGATCATGCCCTGCCTGTGTTTGTCTACACAAGGCTGGGCTACAGAGACCagcctttactttttctttctaag CAAGATCTAATCAGTACTATTGGAGAAAGTGCTGCCTTGGGAGCTGCGGGCATTGTTATTTGGGGAGACATGAATTTGACTTCATCTAAG GGCAACTGTACAAAGGTGAAGCAGTTTGTGAGTTCTGATTTAGGGAGCTACATAGTCAATGTGACCAGAGCCGCTGAGGTGTGCAGCCTTCATGTCTGCAGGAATAATGGGAGATGCATAAGGAAGGTATGGAAAATGCCTGATTATCTTCACCTGAACCCTGCAAGTTACCACATAGAGGCCTCCGAGGATGGAGAATTTACTGTGAAAGGCAGAGCATCTGATACAGACCTGGCAGTGCTGGCGGAGAGATTCTCCTGTCATTGTTATCAGGGATACCAAGGGGCTGACTGCAGGGAAATGAAGACAGCTGATGGCTGCTCTGGGCCTTCCTCTTTTTCGGGCTCACTACTCACACTGTGTCTGCTGGTTTCCACAGGTTATCAGAGCCGTCAGTGGTGA